The DNA segment GAGGACATCCGTCTCCCCACCCGTGCCTCTGATCAGATACGTCAACACCAGCGCCAGTATCACGCCCAATGTGATCGTCTTGCATATCGAATCCAGCGGATTTTTCATGTGTATCTCCCCCAAATCATCCAGCCATTGCCATGTCAGACAACAAACCCAAGCAAATTTGTCAGATTCTCCGGCATTTCGCGCCAGTTTTGCAAGCAGAAGCCGCGTGACAGGTTGATGACACGGTATTAGACTTGCGCGCCATTCCGGTTTCAGAGGTGATTTTATGGATATTACCGAGCGCATCAAACAGACCATCAAAAGCAACCCCATCGTCATCTTCATGAAGGGCACGCCGCAATTTCCGCAGTGCGGCTTCTCCATGCGGGCTTCGCAGGCGCTGACGGCCTGCGGCGTGGAGTATGCCCATGTCGACGTTCTGGCCGAGCCGGAAGTACGCCAGACCCTGCCGCAGATTTCGCAATGGCCGACCTTTCCCCAGGTGTTCATCAATGGTGAACTCATCGGCGGCTGCGACATCGTGATGGAGATGTACCAGAAGGGCGAGCTGCAAAAGCTGGCACAGGCCGCTGCTGGAAGGCATTGAACGCCGCGTACTGATCAAAAGTTGGCGTTCCGGCGGACGAGCGCCATCACAGGGACGGTGAGACTTCCGCGGTTATTCGCGGAATTGACGGATGGCGTCCCCAGCGGGAGTCGAACCCGCGTTACCGCCGTGAAAGGGCGATGTCCTAGGCCTCTAGACGATGGGGACAGTGTGGGTTACAAAAACAAAAGGCTGGAACAAACCAGCCTTTATGTTTTTAAAAACTTTGGTGGAGCCAGCGAGAGTCGAACTCGCGACCTCTACAATGCCATTGTAGCGCTCTCCCAACTGAGCTATGGCCCCTTAAAAAAGGTGGGGAAATGTACGGCAGCCCCCTCCCCGGTGTCAAGCCGCAAGCGGTGATCGAGGAGTGATTTTGCATGGTGGCAAAAGCACATACGACACTATAATGAATGGCGCGTCGAACCATGATGCATCCCAATTTGCCCGGTCCCAATATCCGTCATGATTAACCGGCTGAAATCATATTACCGCTCGGCGCTGCTGCAAGTGGTGCGGCTTTCGGTGCGGCATGCCGTCGCCTTGGTCGCGTTTGCGCTCCTGGCCACCGCGGGCCTGGCCTGGTACACGGCGACGCACATCTCGCTCGACACCGACACCACCAAGATGCTGGACCCCAATCTGCCGTTCCGCAAATCCGGGCGCGAATTCAGCGCTGCCTTCCCGCAGCTGGGCGATCAGATCGTCCTGGTGCTGGAGGCGGAGCACGCCGGCGAGGCCAGCGACGCCGCCGATGACCTGGCCGATGCGCTGCGCCAGCGGCCGAAGCAATTCCAGCACGTCGAGGAGCCCGGCGCGGGGGAATATTTCGCCCACTACGGCCTGCTGTATCTCAGCACCGACGAATTGTGGACGCTGGATGAAAAACTGGCCGCGGCGGCGCCCTTCCTCGGCACCCTCTCGCGCGATCCCAGCCTGCGGGGACTGTGCGACGTCCTCGGCAAGGCCTTCAGCGAATACGTCAGCCCCGAGGATCGGAAGACGCTGACCGGCATGTTCGATCGGCTGAGCGGTGTCATCGAACGACGGCTCGCCGGCCGGCCGCAGCGCATGTCCTGGCGCGACGAGATGTTCAAACAGGACGCCAACAAGCCCGGCCCGCGGCGCGCCTTCGTGCTGACCCAGGCGCGGCTCGACTTCACCAGCCTGCAGCCCGGCGAAGACGCGCTCAAGGCGGTGCATGAAATCGGCCGCGGGATCGAGTCGTCGCATCCGGGTGTCCGCGTAAGGGTCACGGGATCGGTTGCCATGGACACCGAGGAACTGGCAACCGTTGCCAGGGACTCGAAACTGACCACGGCGTTGTCGTTCGGCCTCGTCTGCCTGCTGCTGGCGCTGGGCCTGCGTTCACCGGGACCGGTGCTGGCCGTGTTGATCACCCTCACCTGCGGGCTCATCTGGACCGCCGCCTTCGCCGCCTTCACCTTTGGCGCGCTCAATCTCATTTCCGTCAGTTTCGCGGTGCTGTTCATTGGCATGGGCGTGGACTTCGGCATTCAATACGCCATGCGCTTCCTTGAGGAATCCGATCGCGGGCGGGATCGCACCGCCGCGCTGCACGGCGCCGCGCGCGGCGTCGGCGGCGCCCTGACGCTGGCGGCGGTGGCGGCCGCCATCAGTTTCTTCGCCTTCGTTCCGACCAGCTACCGCGGGCTGGCGGAGCTCGGCGTCATCGCCGGCTTCAGCATGGCGGTGGCGCTCACCGCCAATCTCACCATGCTGCCGGCGCTCTTGAGCCTGCTGCGCAAACCGGCCGCCCATCCAGAACATATAACGGTCGCAAATACGGCCAACAACCACAGTCGTCTGCTGCGACGGCACGCCCGCGCCATTTTGATCGCAACCGCGCTCCTGGTCGCCGGTGCCGCGTGGCTGCTGCCGCGCGCCACCTTCGATTTCAATCCGATCAATCTCAAGGATGGCACCACCGAGTCCGTCGCCACCTTCCGCGATCTGCTGAGCGATCCGGACACCACGCCCTACACCATCGAAATCCTGGCCGCGAATCTGGACGCCGCCCGCGAACTGTCTGCAAAGCTCGACAAACTGCCGGTGGTGGACAAGACCGTAAACCTGGCTAGTTACGTCCCCGATGGCCAGACTGAAAAACTGCCCATCATCGACGGCATACGCACCTCGCTACAAGGCGTGCTGGTCACTCCTCCGGCTGACGTGCCGGTGGATGCCGTGACACAGGCGGAGAGTCTGGAAAAGTTCCGCGGGCAATTGCTGGAGGCGGAGGCAAAGGAAAAGGACGCCGGCATGGCCGCGAGCATGAAGCGGCTGAGCAGCGCGATCCAGCGTCTCGAAGCGCTGCCGGGATGGCCTGCGTCCGTGATACCGGAATTGCAGAAGGATTTGATCGGCGATCTGCCGCAATTGATCGTGCGCCTGCAGAAGGCGCTGCAGGCCGGCCCGGTCACGCTCGCCGACCTGCCCGCCGAAATCAAGGAACGCTACGTGGCCGCCGACGGCCGGGCGCGCATCGAGGTATATCCGAAGGAAGACATGAACAACAACGATGCCCTGCGCCGCTTCGTGCGCGCGGTGCAGGCCATCGCGCCCACGGCCACGGACGCGCCCGTCGAACTGCTGGAGGGCGGCGACACGGTCATCATGGCGTGCATCCAGGCGGCGGCGCTGGCGCTCTTCTGCACCGTCCTGCTGGTACTGGTGGTGTTGCACAGTCTCCGCGCCACCGTGCTGATGATGACGCCGCTCCTGCTGGCGATGCTGTTCACCGTCGCCGCCTCGGTGCTGCTGCATATCCCGTTCAACTTCGCCAATATCATCGCGTTGCCGCTCCTGATTGGCCTGAACAACGCCTACGCCGCCTACCTCGTGCTCCGCCACCGCACCGAAGGCGACGTCAACGACGTGCTGACCAGCAGCACGCCGCGCGCCGTCCTGTTCAGCGGCCTCACCATCATTTCCTCGTTCGGCACGATGGCGATCTCGACCCACCCCGGCCTCTCCGGCATGGGCGTGCTCATCAGCCTGTCACTGGCGCTGGCGTTGCTGTGTTCGCTGATTGTGCTGCCGGCACTGCTGTACGTCATCGACATCAACAAAAAATAAGTCGTTACGAACTCAAGTCCGTTCGTGCTGGGCCTGTCCCGAGGTAACGACGGATATCGAGGTACGAACGGTTTTACACTTGATTAGGCCCTGCCGCCGTCGATGAAGGCCAGCGCGCGGTCCAGGCAATTCAAAGTGCGCTCGCGGCCCAGAAGTTTGAGCGTCACGTCGATGGGCGGCGAGACCGTGCCGCCGCACACCGCCACCCGCAGCGGCTGGGCGACCCTGCCCAGTTTCAGGCCCCGTTGTTCGGCCACGGCGTTGACCACGCCGTGTATCGCCACTGCCGACCAATCCTTGAGCACGGCGAACTGTTCCCGCAGCGCTGCCAATGCCGGCTTCGACTCCATCGTCAGGTTTTTTGCGGCGGCTGGATCGTAGTCCTTGAAGTCCTCATAAAAAATGCGGCTGGCGTTGGCCATCTCCACCAGCGTCTTCGAGCGTTCGCGCAGCGGCTCAATGACTTCGGTGAGCGGCGGGCCGCGCGAGGCATCGACGCCCAGCCGGTGCAGGTAATCGCGCAGCAGTTTCGCCAGGCGATCCGCCCCGGCCTGCTTGATGTGGTGCTGGTTCAGCCACAGAAGCTTCTCGGGATTGAACGCGGCGGCGGATTTGTTGACATCGCGAATGTCGAACTTTTCGATCATCTCGGCGATGGAGAACACCTCTCCGTCGCCGTGCGACCAGCCCAGCCGCACCAGGTAATTCAACAGCGCCTCGGGCAGAAAACCCTCCTCCTCGTACTGCATCACGCTGACCGTGCCGTGGCGCTTCGACAGTTTCTTGCCGTCCGGCCCCAGGATCATCGGCACATGCGCGTACACCGGCGGGGTCGCGTTCAGCGCCTGCATGATGTTGATCTGGCGCGGCGTGTTGTTCAAATGGTCGTCGCCGCGGATCACATGCGTGACGCGCATGTCCATGTCGTCCACCACCACCGTGAAATTGTAGGTGGGCGTACCGTCGGCGCGGGCGATGATCAAATCATCCAGTTCACGGTTCTGGAACACGACGCGGCCGTGGATCTGGTCCTCCACCAC comes from the Gammaproteobacteria bacterium genome and includes:
- the grxD gene encoding Grx4 family monothiol glutaredoxin, producing MDITERIKQTIKSNPIVIFMKGTPQFPQCGFSMRASQALTACGVEYAHVDVLAEPEVRQTLPQISQWPTFPQVFINGELIGGCDIVMEMYQKGELQKLAQAAAGRH
- a CDS encoding MMPL family transporter — its product is MINRLKSYYRSALLQVVRLSVRHAVALVAFALLATAGLAWYTATHISLDTDTTKMLDPNLPFRKSGREFSAAFPQLGDQIVLVLEAEHAGEASDAADDLADALRQRPKQFQHVEEPGAGEYFAHYGLLYLSTDELWTLDEKLAAAAPFLGTLSRDPSLRGLCDVLGKAFSEYVSPEDRKTLTGMFDRLSGVIERRLAGRPQRMSWRDEMFKQDANKPGPRRAFVLTQARLDFTSLQPGEDALKAVHEIGRGIESSHPGVRVRVTGSVAMDTEELATVARDSKLTTALSFGLVCLLLALGLRSPGPVLAVLITLTCGLIWTAAFAAFTFGALNLISVSFAVLFIGMGVDFGIQYAMRFLEESDRGRDRTAALHGAARGVGGALTLAAVAAAISFFAFVPTSYRGLAELGVIAGFSMAVALTANLTMLPALLSLLRKPAAHPEHITVANTANNHSRLLRRHARAILIATALLVAGAAWLLPRATFDFNPINLKDGTTESVATFRDLLSDPDTTPYTIEILAANLDAARELSAKLDKLPVVDKTVNLASYVPDGQTEKLPIIDGIRTSLQGVLVTPPADVPVDAVTQAESLEKFRGQLLEAEAKEKDAGMAASMKRLSSAIQRLEALPGWPASVIPELQKDLIGDLPQLIVRLQKALQAGPVTLADLPAEIKERYVAADGRARIEVYPKEDMNNNDALRRFVRAVQAIAPTATDAPVELLEGGDTVIMACIQAAALALFCTVLLVLVVLHSLRATVLMMTPLLLAMLFTVAASVLLHIPFNFANIIALPLLIGLNNAYAAYLVLRHRTEGDVNDVLTSSTPRAVLFSGLTIISSFGTMAISTHPGLSGMGVLISLSLALALLCSLIVLPALLYVIDINKK
- the gltX gene encoding glutamate--tRNA ligase: MSVRTRFAPSPTGYLHVGGARTALFSWLYARRHKGTFILRIEDTDLERSTPQAVQAILQSMDWLGLNYDEGPFYQTRHFERYHEVVKQLLTAGRAYRCYCSKEELEAMRAAQMARKEKPRYNGRCRERRDPPPVGIEPVIRFKNPLDGEVVVEDQIHGRVVFQNRELDDLIIARADGTPTYNFTVVVDDMDMRVTHVIRGDDHLNNTPRQINIMQALNATPPVYAHVPMILGPDGKKLSKRHGTVSVMQYEEEGFLPEALLNYLVRLGWSHGDGEVFSIAEMIEKFDIRDVNKSAAAFNPEKLLWLNQHHIKQAGADRLAKLLRDYLHRLGVDASRGPPLTEVIEPLRERSKTLVEMANASRIFYEDFKDYDPAAAKNLTMESKPALAALREQFAVLKDWSAVAIHGVVNAVAEQRGLKLGRVAQPLRVAVCGGTVSPPIDVTLKLLGRERTLNCLDRALAFIDGGRA